A region from the Francisella orientalis FNO12 genome encodes:
- the ispG gene encoding flavodoxin-dependent (E)-4-hydroxy-3-methylbut-2-enyl-diphosphate synthase translates to MSKTNVVRVGDVLIGGDNPVVVQSMTDTYTADIEKTVKQILALHKAGSEIVRITVNDETAAAAVPDIVKELAKHDCHVPLVGDFHYNGHTLLSKYPECAKVLAKYRINPGNVGFGKKKDTQFAEIIKIAIANDKPVRIGVNWGSLDQALLARLIDENNAQENPLTLQQIMHKAIITSALESAKYAQELGLAKDKIIISCKVSEVQDLVAVYQKLAKECDYTLHLGLTEAGMGTKGIVASAVSLGILLQQGIGNTIRVSLTPAPNAPRTEEVRVCREILQSLGMRTFTPSVTSCPGCGRTSSSFFRELTSTVKEHLDEKMHIWKDQYHGVEAMKVAVMGCVVNGPGESKNADIGISLPGSGESPVAPVFIDGKKAHTLRGDNISKEFIEIVENYVKNCYAKK, encoded by the coding sequence ATGAGTAAAACAAATGTTGTAAGAGTAGGAGATGTCTTAATTGGCGGAGATAATCCTGTTGTTGTCCAATCGATGACAGATACATATACTGCGGATATTGAAAAGACAGTTAAACAAATTTTAGCTCTTCATAAAGCAGGTAGCGAGATAGTTAGAATTACCGTTAATGATGAGACAGCGGCTGCCGCTGTACCAGATATTGTTAAAGAGTTAGCAAAGCACGATTGTCATGTACCTCTAGTTGGTGACTTTCATTACAATGGTCATACTTTACTTAGTAAATATCCAGAGTGTGCAAAGGTACTAGCAAAATATCGTATAAATCCAGGTAATGTGGGTTTTGGTAAGAAGAAGGACACTCAGTTTGCAGAGATTATCAAAATTGCGATTGCAAATGATAAGCCTGTTCGTATTGGGGTTAACTGGGGAAGTTTAGATCAGGCATTATTAGCTAGGCTAATTGATGAGAATAATGCTCAAGAAAATCCGCTAACATTGCAGCAAATAATGCACAAAGCGATTATTACTTCAGCATTAGAAAGCGCAAAATATGCACAAGAGCTTGGTTTAGCAAAAGATAAAATCATCATCTCATGTAAAGTTAGTGAAGTTCAAGACTTAGTAGCGGTGTATCAAAAGCTTGCTAAAGAGTGTGATTATACTCTACACTTAGGGCTGACTGAAGCTGGTATGGGTACAAAAGGTATTGTTGCTAGTGCTGTTAGCTTGGGAATATTGTTACAACAAGGTATAGGGAACACTATACGTGTATCACTAACTCCAGCACCAAATGCTCCACGTACAGAAGAGGTTAGAGTGTGTCGAGAGATTTTACAAAGCCTTGGTATGCGAACATTTACTCCAAGTGTGACATCTTGTCCAGGCTGTGGAAGAACTTCTAGCTCATTTTTTAGAGAGCTAACTAGTACAGTTAAAGAGCATTTAGATGAAAAAATGCATATATGGAAAGACCAATATCATGGTGTTGAAGCTATGAAAGTAGCTGTGATGGGGTGTGTTGTAAATGGTCCAGGTGAGTCAAAAAATGCTGATATTGGTATTAGTTTACCAGGCAGTGGAGAGTCTCCTGTGGCACCAGTATTTATAGATGGCAAAAAAGCTCATACTCTCAGAGGTGATAATATCTCAAAAGAGTTTATAGAGATTGTCGAGAATTATGTTAAAAATTGTTACGCTAAAAAATAG
- a CDS encoding DNA/RNA non-specific endonuclease — MSAKNKNSNKDNKKSISYVKIVLFLILTISGGFSGLLFDKFDIKEKVIDLRYKIYNFFTSEPLKQYTAKDNQNIIAKFFSESDSAKDQQQQINQFENLKQYSPVRTLPAVTDYCHGFLAYGNPSYDVTEGLGQSNLYLCRDGYVVGYNYQTKEASWVAFKLTKSKVANKLKRDDKFKEDSDIPFVYRATLDDYSRSGYDRGHLASYASMDFSKKSADESFLLSNMSPQKPGLNRQGWERLETDERIWANMYDSIYVYTGPIYKKQKIYKTIGDNKIAVPDYFFKIIYVPSKNQAIAFVMPNARVEKTKIANYRVSIKDIEQRTGLHFLTNIQDRDSVINNVSSMRRTSYL; from the coding sequence ATGTCAGCAAAAAATAAAAATTCTAACAAAGATAATAAGAAGTCAATTAGCTATGTAAAGATAGTATTATTTTTGATATTAACTATTAGTGGAGGTTTTTCAGGACTTCTATTTGATAAGTTTGATATTAAAGAAAAAGTTATAGATTTACGTTATAAAATATATAACTTTTTTACTAGCGAGCCACTAAAGCAATATACTGCTAAAGATAATCAAAATATAATTGCAAAATTCTTTTCTGAAAGTGATAGTGCAAAAGATCAGCAGCAGCAAATAAATCAATTTGAAAATCTTAAGCAGTATTCACCTGTTAGAACACTGCCTGCTGTAACTGATTATTGTCATGGTTTTTTGGCTTATGGTAATCCTAGTTATGATGTGACAGAAGGGTTAGGACAGTCAAATCTCTACCTATGTCGTGATGGCTATGTTGTTGGTTATAATTATCAAACTAAAGAGGCGAGTTGGGTAGCATTTAAACTTACAAAGTCAAAAGTCGCTAATAAACTAAAAAGAGATGATAAATTTAAAGAGGATAGTGATATACCTTTTGTTTATCGAGCTACATTAGATGATTATTCACGCTCTGGTTATGATAGAGGACATTTGGCATCTTATGCTTCTATGGATTTTAGTAAAAAGTCTGCAGATGAGTCATTTTTATTGTCGAATATGTCTCCTCAAAAACCCGGTTTGAATAGGCAAGGTTGGGAGAGATTAGAGACGGATGAGCGAATTTGGGCAAATATGTATGATTCAATCTATGTATATACAGGTCCTATCTATAAGAAACAGAAGATATATAAAACAATAGGTGATAATAAAATAGCAGTGCCTGATTATTTCTTTAAGATAATATATGTACCCTCTAAAAACCAAGCCATAGCCTTTGTAATGCCTAATGCAAGAGTTGAGAAAACAAAGATTGCAAATTATAGAGTATCAATCAAGGATATTGAACAGCGTACAGGACTACATTTCTTGACGAATATTCAAGATAGAGATTCTGTTATAAATAATGTCTCTTCTATGAGGAGGACATCTTATTTGTAA
- a CDS encoding Nif3-like dinuclear metal center hexameric protein, giving the protein MNFKELENYLNNYFDIAQFKDYCPNGLQIQGDRDIKKVVTGVTACQALIDQAVKENTDAIIVHHGYFWKGESYPIIGMKYERISKLIKNGIHLFGYHLPLDGHSKIGNNVLLAKKLNLTNLEFFETGSKPDISVIGNCDLDLDSFSNLIENKLDRKPTVIATKHQNKKVAICTGGAQDYIEYAYQAGASTFISGEISEKTTHTARELGINYIAAGHHATEKEGVKTIAELLKQEFALDTKFIDIDNPA; this is encoded by the coding sequence ATGAACTTTAAAGAATTAGAAAATTACTTAAATAACTACTTTGATATTGCTCAATTCAAAGACTATTGCCCAAATGGTCTACAAATTCAAGGGGATAGAGATATCAAAAAAGTTGTCACCGGCGTCACAGCATGTCAGGCACTTATAGACCAAGCTGTAAAAGAGAATACTGATGCTATTATTGTACATCATGGTTATTTTTGGAAAGGTGAAAGTTACCCTATCATAGGTATGAAGTATGAGCGTATCTCAAAACTTATAAAAAATGGTATACACCTATTTGGTTATCACTTACCTCTAGATGGACATTCTAAAATAGGTAATAATGTCTTATTAGCAAAAAAGCTAAATCTTACAAATCTAGAGTTTTTTGAAACGGGTTCTAAACCTGATATTTCAGTGATAGGTAACTGTGATTTAGATTTAGATAGTTTTAGCAATTTAATAGAAAATAAACTTGATAGAAAACCAACTGTAATTGCTACAAAACATCAAAATAAAAAAGTAGCTATTTGTACTGGTGGAGCACAAGACTATATTGAATATGCATATCAGGCCGGAGCTAGCACTTTTATATCAGGAGAAATCTCTGAAAAAACAACACATACTGCTCGAGAACTAGGTATTAACTATATAGCAGCTGGACATCATGCCACTGAAAAAGAGGGTGTTAAGACTATTGCTGAATTACTTAAACAAGAGTTTGCTTTAGATACAAAATTTATAGATATAGATAATCCGGCATAG
- a CDS encoding glycoside hydrolase family 20 zincin-like fold domain-containing protein, whose translation MPIYADGYSNLFRTISDFELEAAHTYRFSFENNNQWSPSNISSFPQSFFLIDFKGSVITSNANLDAYISKDTKEILSIQSYDPTKIDMEIQQKLQLYVDNSIASNSSEFANQYHLIPKPLSISDIGSKQNINLDNGVYTDDSDSKQNIKLLNQYFKTDKIATNDLKAVTDKKYASIIHEKDLSIKNKEGYILKIIDNKIYTRYQTSAGLLYAIQTLRNLYQKDNVGSKNSSNMLIFPQVTIKDQPRFQYRGILLDIARHYFSVQTIKH comes from the coding sequence ATGCCGATATATGCGGATGGGTATAGTAATTTATTTAGAACTATTTCTGATTTTGAACTAGAGGCAGCGCATACATATAGATTTAGTTTCGAGAATAATAACCAATGGTCTCCTAGTAATATATCATCTTTTCCTCAGAGTTTCTTTTTAATTGACTTTAAAGGGAGTGTAATAACTTCCAATGCTAATCTAGATGCTTATATATCTAAAGATACTAAGGAAATTTTAAGTATTCAGAGCTATGATCCTACTAAGATTGATATGGAAATCCAACAAAAGTTACAATTATATGTTGATAACTCAATTGCCAGTAATTCTTCTGAATTTGCAAATCAATATCATCTGATACCAAAGCCTCTAAGTATTAGTGATATTGGCTCAAAGCAAAATATAAATTTAGATAATGGAGTATATACGGATGATTCTGATAGTAAGCAGAATATCAAATTGTTAAATCAATATTTTAAAACAGATAAGATTGCAACTAATGATTTAAAAGCAGTTACTGATAAAAAATATGCGAGTATTATTCATGAAAAAGACTTATCAATTAAAAATAAAGAAGGTTATATTTTAAAAATAATTGATAATAAAATCTATACTAGATACCAGACAAGTGCTGGTTTACTCTATGCTATCCAAACCCTGAGAAACCTTTATCAAAAAGATAATGTTGGTAGTAAAAATAGTAGTAATATGTTGATATTTCCTCAAGTAACAATCAAAGATCAACCAAGATTTCAGTATAGAGGTATACTGCTAGATATCGCTAGACATTACTTTAGTGTTCAGACAATAAAACACTAA
- a CDS encoding family 20 glycosylhydrolase has product MASQKLNTLHIHFSDDGGFRLALE; this is encoded by the coding sequence ATGGCAAGCCAAAAGTTAAATACTCTACATATTCACTTTTCTGATGATGGAGGTTTTAGGCTAGCTCTAGAATAG
- a CDS encoding dicarboxylate/amino acid:cation symporter, whose translation MVILLIISIALLIYLHIKQVSFNFRTILALATGIIIGIIYNSTDSYSNSFIQISNILGDGYISLLKMLIIPIVLTSIIHSIVNLKNYEGYYVIKFAYKTIAILLILTGVSAAIGATVAIIMNLGHGIDIASITGNVAKDIKTSSISETVLGFLPENIFHQMDNNNVMAVVIFAILLGFSMLIAHREDSKLAAPFISFVDSAFFVIKKLARMIIAITPYGVLGLMIQMSIELDNNSISTVLYFIFTCYIALAIVLIMHIILLVIFRTNIVRFYKSIWKAMLVAATSRSSMGTLPLSIDGLNKYGTTCSIATFAPTMGTTLGMNGCAGVFPAVLAIMAMNATGVDITFSTVILISLICMLASLGVSGIPGTAFVAAGVVFSYFGLPWQMIALIIGVDTIIDSFRTPLNIHGTMTTAIIVDKTTKAS comes from the coding sequence ATGGTAATTTTACTTATAATCTCAATCGCCTTATTAATATACTTACACATTAAGCAGGTTAGTTTTAATTTTAGAACAATATTAGCTCTAGCTACTGGAATAATTATTGGCATTATCTATAACTCGACTGATAGCTATAGCAATAGTTTCATCCAGATTAGTAATATATTGGGTGACGGTTATATTTCTTTACTTAAGATGCTAATTATACCTATTGTTCTGACATCTATTATCCATTCAATAGTAAATCTAAAAAACTATGAAGGCTATTATGTTATAAAATTTGCATATAAAACAATAGCAATACTACTTATATTAACTGGGGTAAGTGCTGCTATAGGAGCTACTGTTGCTATCATAATGAATTTAGGTCATGGTATAGATATCGCATCTATTACAGGCAATGTTGCTAAAGATATAAAAACATCAAGCATATCTGAGACTGTCTTAGGATTTTTACCTGAAAATATTTTCCATCAGATGGATAATAATAATGTAATGGCTGTAGTTATATTTGCGATACTTCTTGGCTTCTCAATGCTAATAGCTCATCGTGAAGATAGTAAACTAGCAGCTCCTTTCATCAGTTTTGTAGATTCAGCATTTTTCGTAATAAAGAAATTAGCTAGAATGATTATTGCTATCACACCTTATGGTGTACTTGGATTGATGATACAAATGAGCATAGAGCTAGATAATAATAGCATTTCTACAGTTTTATATTTTATCTTCACTTGCTACATAGCATTAGCAATTGTTCTAATAATGCATATTATTCTATTAGTCATATTTAGAACTAACATTGTCAGATTCTACAAAAGTATTTGGAAAGCTATGTTAGTTGCTGCTACATCTAGATCTAGTATGGGCACTCTACCGTTATCAATAGATGGTTTAAACAAATACGGTACTACCTGTAGTATTGCTACATTTGCACCAACTATGGGTACTACTCTAGGTATGAATGGTTGTGCTGGGGTATTTCCTGCAGTGCTAGCAATAATGGCAATGAATGCTACAGGTGTAGATATCACATTTTCAACTGTGATATTGATTTCATTAATCTGTATGTTGGCTTCACTAGGTGTATCTGGAATTCCAGGTACAGCATTTGTTGCTGCGGGTGTCGTTTTTTCTTACTTTGGGCTACCTTGGCAAATGATTGCTTTAATCATCGGTGTTGACACTATTATCGATAGCTTTAGAACTCCCCTAAATATTCATGGTACTATGACAACAGCTATTATCGTAGATAAAACTACCAAAGCTTCTTAA
- a CDS encoding SIS domain-containing protein produces the protein MTKTLMHQEASSSFEKVANQLKLNKDIVKTIVKTLKEKNIKRVITVARGSSDCVANYAKYLFETQLGFSVSSLPPSITTIYNKNIGDEHTLAIGISQSGGSPDLRLALDGCKKAGCITLAIVNVEKSPLADSADLVLPVRADAENAVAATKSVITSLVALVSIVAEYNQDQALLDSLNNLPQALEKSLNSDWTPAIQELKKSKNMFVIGRGFGFPIVQEMALKFKETCGIHAEAFSSAEVLHGPFALMNQTFTTFTILQHDESAQGTREIVKRMSDLGVRTVFATTDNDSSAKVHLYVDVKTHLILETIVLLQKFYLMVNELALSLGYNPDSPSNLKKVTETV, from the coding sequence ATGACAAAAACTCTTATGCATCAAGAGGCTAGTAGTAGCTTCGAGAAAGTTGCTAATCAACTTAAACTTAATAAAGATATTGTTAAAACTATAGTTAAAACTCTTAAGGAAAAAAATATTAAAAGAGTTATTACTGTAGCGAGAGGCAGTTCTGATTGTGTAGCGAATTATGCAAAGTATTTATTTGAAACACAACTTGGATTTAGTGTTTCTTCGTTACCACCATCTATAACAACTATTTATAACAAAAATATAGGTGATGAACATACATTAGCTATAGGTATATCACAATCTGGAGGTAGTCCAGATTTGCGTCTAGCACTTGACGGTTGTAAAAAAGCTGGATGTATTACTTTAGCTATAGTGAATGTTGAGAAATCTCCTTTAGCAGATAGTGCTGATTTGGTATTGCCTGTAAGAGCTGATGCAGAAAATGCAGTTGCAGCGACTAAGAGTGTAATAACCTCTTTAGTAGCGCTAGTAAGTATTGTAGCTGAATATAACCAAGATCAAGCTTTATTGGATAGTTTAAATAATCTTCCACAAGCACTAGAGAAAAGCTTGAATTCTGATTGGACTCCAGCAATACAAGAGCTTAAAAAAAGTAAAAATATGTTTGTTATCGGAAGAGGCTTTGGATTTCCAATAGTCCAAGAGATGGCTTTGAAGTTTAAAGAAACTTGTGGAATACACGCTGAGGCATTTAGTTCTGCTGAGGTGTTGCATGGCCCATTTGCACTTATGAATCAAACTTTTACAACATTTACTATTTTGCAGCATGATGAAAGTGCTCAAGGTACTCGAGAGATTGTTAAGCGAATGTCTGACTTAGGAGTTAGAACTGTATTTGCTACGACAGATAATGATTCTAGTGCAAAAGTTCACTTATATGTAGATGTAAAAACTCATCTAATTCTTGAAACTATAGTTCTATTGCAGAAGTTTTATCTAATGGTAAATGAATTAGCGCTGTCATTAGGATATAACCCAGATAGTCCAAGTAATCTAAAAAAAGTTACAGAAACTGTTTAA
- a CDS encoding sugar porter family MFS transporter — translation MKEANKLKVFMIIFFSAMGGMLYGYDIGIIGGALPFIKSELGMTAAQESFLGGSVLFGGAFAILIGGILADIFGRKNIITASGLIFVISVFMIYSAESYNFLLFSRLVQGVAVGFISITVPLYLTESVPSMIRGLAVTCFQLFLTAGILISVAVSLLFISNDPVTGLETGDWRNMFLTALIPGLIVFIGGFLLIKSPRWLIMKNRELEAEKILSETIGVDAAKQQMQEVKALIEKTKNEGSLLSSLTKIHYLMPMLIVFSVAILAQMTGINSILQYAPTMLKETGLGSVYAAVVGGVAITGLNFVTTIIAVVIADKIERKFVITFGTLMVSIVLLTLAVLMYAMPDTSAKGMVLLVGFVLYIFFFAIGPGAYIWVIMSELLPTNIRSKGLAVALFLNSMASAILASSVMPITQHFNGNYGVILGICGVCTLVYSFIAFKFVPKTNGRTLEEIEQGFIK, via the coding sequence ATGAAAGAAGCTAATAAGCTTAAAGTGTTTATGATTATATTCTTCTCAGCAATGGGTGGAATGTTGTACGGATATGATATAGGTATAATAGGCGGTGCTTTACCTTTTATCAAATCTGAATTGGGTATGACTGCAGCACAAGAATCATTTTTAGGAGGTTCAGTTTTATTTGGTGGAGCCTTTGCAATTCTTATAGGTGGTATATTAGCGGATATTTTTGGAAGAAAAAATATTATTACTGCGTCTGGATTAATATTCGTAATATCAGTATTCATGATTTATTCTGCTGAGAGTTATAATTTCCTTTTATTTTCAAGATTAGTTCAAGGCGTAGCAGTTGGTTTTATATCTATAACAGTTCCGCTATATTTGACAGAATCTGTGCCTAGTATGATTCGCGGTTTAGCCGTCACATGTTTTCAGCTATTTCTCACAGCAGGAATATTAATATCTGTTGCAGTAAGCTTATTGTTTATATCAAATGATCCTGTAACTGGTTTAGAAACTGGTGACTGGAGAAATATGTTTCTTACAGCTTTAATTCCTGGTCTGATTGTATTTATAGGAGGGTTTTTACTAATTAAATCTCCTAGATGGCTGATTATGAAAAACAGAGAGCTAGAAGCAGAAAAAATCTTATCAGAAACTATAGGTGTAGATGCAGCAAAACAGCAAATGCAAGAAGTTAAAGCTTTGATTGAGAAAACTAAAAATGAAGGTAGTTTATTATCGAGTCTTACAAAAATACATTATTTAATGCCAATGCTTATAGTATTCTCAGTTGCAATTTTAGCTCAAATGACTGGGATTAACAGTATCTTACAATACGCTCCTACGATGCTAAAAGAAACAGGCTTAGGTTCTGTATATGCAGCTGTTGTTGGTGGCGTTGCAATTACGGGTCTTAACTTTGTGACAACAATTATAGCCGTAGTTATAGCTGATAAAATAGAGAGGAAATTTGTAATTACTTTTGGAACTTTAATGGTTTCTATAGTCTTACTTACTCTAGCAGTTTTAATGTATGCTATGCCTGATACTTCAGCAAAAGGTATGGTATTACTTGTTGGTTTCGTATTATATATATTTTTCTTTGCAATCGGTCCAGGAGCATATATATGGGTTATCATGTCTGAGTTATTACCTACAAATATTAGAAGTAAAGGTTTAGCTGTCGCACTATTCTTAAATAGTATGGCTTCTGCAATTTTAGCTTCGTCTGTTATGCCTATTACTCAACATTTTAATGGAAATTACGGTGTAATTTTAGGTATATGTGGAGTATGTACTTTGGTGTATAGCTTTATCGCGTTTAAATTTGTACCAAAAACAAATGGACGTACTCTAGAAGAAATCGAACAAGGTTTTATCAAATAA
- a CDS encoding aminopeptidase P family protein, with translation MSGKLQVLRRLIKEKGYDFYLVPSIDDHNNEYVPECWQYRSWISGFDGSAGDVLIGLDKAYLSTDGRYFTQAEYQLDKNEFVLLKQTAFSSKIEEWLEENLASKTLAIDPKKIGITRAENLLSIAKKVDGKIVFDNTNLVAQAQKELNQETAIPKENIFVHEIQYAGQTVDSKLRNLRTYLKSIKAECLIETSLDSIMWTLNIRGRDIKNTPLAVCYMVVTVESTFLYIDKDKVTDEIHTHFEQNNVIVLDYKEFFADLKKFAAKFVIDSNVVSYAVKLAIKENEHSKLIEDTSPIILSKALKNPIEINGSKDAHKKDAAAFISWWHWMENNYQGIDELDAMAKLREFRAKQKGYVEDSFLYIVGHAANGAIIHYSAKRDVNLKKIDDQAPLLCDSGGQYKEGTTDITRVLHFGRPSNEHRRYYTLVLKGHLGLGRSVFPKGTTGSHLDVLAREHLWHFCSDYAHGTGHGVGSFLGVHEGPQRINSASKVELMPGMILSNEPGAYFPCQFGIRIENLCYVKQRNQDSPTGHGPFYCFEDLTLVPYEYKLIETWMLTYTEKKTINNYYSRIRKEVLPLIGDQEVKDFLLFKTRHIK, from the coding sequence ATGTCTGGAAAATTACAAGTTTTAAGAAGATTAATAAAAGAAAAGGGCTATGATTTTTATTTAGTCCCTTCTATAGATGATCATAATAATGAGTATGTTCCAGAGTGCTGGCAATATCGTAGCTGGATTAGTGGATTTGATGGTTCAGCAGGAGATGTGCTTATAGGTTTAGATAAAGCTTATCTTTCAACCGATGGTAGATATTTCACTCAAGCAGAATATCAACTTGATAAAAATGAATTTGTATTATTAAAGCAAACAGCTTTTTCTTCAAAAATAGAAGAGTGGCTTGAAGAGAATTTAGCTAGTAAAACACTTGCGATAGATCCAAAAAAAATAGGTATTACTAGAGCGGAAAATTTATTATCAATAGCAAAAAAAGTTGATGGTAAAATTGTTTTTGATAATACTAATCTGGTAGCTCAAGCTCAAAAAGAGCTTAATCAAGAAACTGCTATACCTAAAGAAAATATTTTTGTACACGAAATTCAATATGCTGGTCAAACGGTTGATTCAAAACTAAGAAATCTTAGAACATATTTGAAGTCTATCAAAGCAGAGTGTTTGATAGAAACAAGCTTAGACTCGATTATGTGGACTTTAAATATTAGAGGTAGAGATATCAAAAATACACCATTGGCTGTTTGCTATATGGTAGTTACAGTTGAAAGTACTTTCTTATATATTGATAAAGATAAAGTTACAGATGAGATTCATACTCATTTTGAACAAAATAATGTGATCGTTCTTGACTATAAAGAGTTCTTTGCCGATCTGAAAAAGTTTGCTGCAAAGTTTGTTATTGATAGTAATGTTGTAAGTTATGCTGTTAAATTAGCAATCAAAGAAAATGAGCATAGTAAACTTATCGAAGACACTAGTCCAATAATTTTGAGTAAGGCATTAAAAAACCCTATTGAAATAAATGGATCAAAAGATGCTCATAAAAAAGATGCTGCTGCATTTATTTCGTGGTGGCATTGGATGGAGAACAACTATCAAGGGATAGATGAACTTGATGCGATGGCAAAACTCAGAGAGTTTCGTGCTAAGCAAAAAGGTTATGTTGAAGATAGTTTCTTGTATATTGTTGGTCATGCTGCTAATGGTGCAATTATTCATTATTCAGCTAAGAGAGATGTTAATCTAAAGAAAATTGATGATCAAGCACCTCTTTTGTGCGATTCTGGAGGTCAGTATAAAGAAGGAACAACTGATATTACACGTGTACTTCACTTCGGTAGACCATCTAATGAGCATAGAAGATACTATACACTAGTTTTAAAAGGTCATCTGGGCTTAGGCAGGTCAGTCTTTCCAAAAGGAACTACAGGATCTCACTTAGATGTATTAGCACGTGAGCATTTATGGCATTTTTGTTCAGATTATGCTCATGGAACAGGTCATGGAGTGGGTAGTTTCTTAGGTGTGCATGAAGGACCTCAACGTATAAACTCGGCTTCTAAAGTTGAGCTAATGCCCGGCATGATTCTAAGTAATGAACCAGGAGCATATTTTCCATGTCAGTTTGGTATTAGAATTGAGAACTTGTGTTATGTAAAACAACGTAATCAAGATTCTCCTACGGGGCATGGACCTTTTTATTGTTTTGAGGATTTGACATTAGTACCTTATGAATATAAGTTGATTGAAACATGGATGCTAACTTATACCGAGAAAAAAACTATAAACAATTACTATAGTAGAATTAGAAAAGAAGTATTACCATTAATCGGAGATCAAGAAGTCAAAGATTTCTTATTATTCAAGACAAGACATATTAAATAG
- the pgeF gene encoding peptidoglycan editing factor PgeF: protein MSVVFVNTPFARLKLGYTNNTQGFSKDKYAKFNLADNVGDKHLAVEKNRNSFRSYINADIKWLRQNHTNIVTSFDEYRGDFCDAIVTDKPKQACVVLTADCLPIILFDKKITKVTAIHAGWRGLLQGILEQTLKEFVGLDLVAWFGPCISGNFYEVGRDVHDKFVEQHEAYGQAFRSKSEDKYLFDMRMVARQILNDNHCFDIVDSGLCTYSNKRFYSYRKEGITGRQATFVWFE, encoded by the coding sequence ATGTCAGTAGTTTTTGTAAATACGCCTTTTGCTAGACTTAAACTAGGTTATACAAATAATACGCAAGGCTTTAGTAAAGATAAATATGCTAAATTTAATCTAGCCGATAATGTTGGTGATAAGCATTTAGCTGTAGAAAAAAATCGTAATTCATTTAGATCTTACATCAACGCTGATATTAAATGGTTAAGGCAAAATCATACAAATATTGTCACAAGTTTTGATGAATATAGAGGTGATTTCTGTGATGCTATTGTTACAGATAAGCCTAAGCAAGCTTGTGTAGTTTTGACAGCAGATTGTCTACCTATAATACTTTTTGATAAAAAGATAACAAAAGTAACTGCTATTCATGCTGGTTGGAGAGGCTTATTACAAGGAATATTAGAGCAGACTCTCAAAGAGTTTGTTGGCTTAGATCTAGTAGCTTGGTTTGGTCCTTGTATTTCTGGAAATTTCTATGAAGTTGGTCGTGATGTTCATGATAAATTTGTAGAGCAGCATGAAGCTTATGGACAAGCATTTCGTTCAAAAAGTGAAGATAAATATCTTTTTGATATGAGAATGGTAGCCCGACAGATATTAAATGACAATCACTGTTTTGATATAGTCGACTCTGGCTTATGTACTTACAGTAACAAAAGATTTTACTCTTATCGCAAAGAGGGTATTACAGGTAGACAAGCTACATTTGTATGGTTTGAATGA